The following coding sequences are from one Thermaerobacter subterraneus DSM 13965 window:
- a CDS encoding MFS transporter: MAARAPRLPGRSYRRCCPNLFRDGQAGLVSLAAALDGAGLGMLLGLLVMAGTGFPSSQVAGSHAVIGWFPPRERGLAMGIRQAGLPAGGFAAAWLLPGLASAWGWRAALAGAAVACIASGVLVGLVLPRDEPRSVPRPRETGTGPGSGQRDRVAGGRSAKCGPAGVHGGRSGRAQDPRAARAARGRDAGALAVAAWFFRQPTLVLVTVVACVLAAVQFSLTGYLPLFMEDVFGWSPDAAGRLLLVVHLGGMLGRLAWGWASDRLFGGQRAQPMAGAALGGMLAAAGLVAAALLGGTSGHGPVGSAAMVLLAALAGFSCLGWNGLYTTVVAENAGSRSAPALGLSMTVLYVFTMLAPPLFGRVVDAVGHYAAAWGLAVLLQLAGLVLIGRLHRRLAGGAEGLARGIRPLAGSS; encoded by the coding sequence GTGGCAGCCCGCGCTCCCCGGCTGCCCGGCAGGAGCTACCGCCGGTGCTGCCCAAACCTCTTCAGGGATGGCCAGGCGGGCCTGGTCTCCCTGGCCGCGGCCCTGGATGGGGCGGGGCTGGGCATGCTGCTGGGCCTGCTGGTGATGGCGGGTACGGGTTTCCCGTCCAGCCAGGTGGCCGGCAGCCACGCCGTCATCGGCTGGTTTCCCCCCAGGGAGCGCGGCCTCGCCATGGGGATCCGCCAGGCGGGCTTGCCGGCGGGCGGGTTTGCGGCCGCATGGCTCCTCCCCGGCCTGGCCAGCGCCTGGGGCTGGCGGGCGGCCCTGGCAGGGGCGGCGGTGGCCTGCATCGCCAGCGGGGTGCTGGTGGGACTGGTCCTCCCCCGGGACGAGCCCAGATCGGTCCCACGGCCCCGGGAGACGGGAACCGGACCCGGGTCCGGACAACGCGACCGGGTTGCCGGGGGGCGTTCCGCGAAATGCGGGCCGGCGGGGGTCCACGGGGGGCGGTCGGGGCGGGCCCAGGACCCGCGGGCGGCCCGGGCGGCGCGGGGGCGGGATGCCGGCGCCCTGGCGGTGGCGGCCTGGTTCTTCCGCCAGCCCACGCTGGTCCTGGTCACCGTCGTAGCGTGCGTGCTGGCAGCGGTCCAGTTCAGCCTGACGGGGTACTTGCCCCTGTTCATGGAAGACGTGTTCGGCTGGTCCCCGGACGCGGCCGGGCGCCTTCTGCTGGTGGTCCATCTGGGGGGCATGCTGGGGCGGCTGGCCTGGGGCTGGGCCTCCGACCGGCTGTTTGGCGGCCAGCGGGCGCAGCCCATGGCCGGTGCGGCCTTGGGGGGGATGCTGGCGGCGGCGGGCCTGGTGGCCGCCGCCCTCCTGGGCGGCACCAGCGGGCACGGTCCGGTAGGATCCGCGGCCATGGTGCTCCTGGCGGCCCTGGCAGGGTTCAGTTGTCTCGGGTGGAACGGGCTCTACACCACGGTGGTGGCGGAAAACGCGGGATCCCGGTCGGCGCCGGCTTTGGGCCTGAGCATGACGGTGCTGTACGTCTTCACCATGCTGGCGCCGCCCCTCTTCGGGCGGGTGGTGGACGCAGTGGGCCACTACGCGGCCGCCTGGGGCCTGGCGGTGCTCTTGCAACTGGCGGGCCTGGTTCTCATCGGCCGGCTTCACCGCCGGCTGGCGGGCGGCGCTGAAGGGCTGGCCCGGGGGATCCGGCCGCTGGCGGGTTCGTCCTGA
- a CDS encoding IS200/IS605 family accessory protein TnpB-related protein encodes MQATFQTKIQDPSVYPVLDAIAALYGRLLRRLFVDVYVHNRPLVECKREYIAHYGITARHFNALAIELKAKVKAAEEAHRHHLVHLRGQIQSTERAITKLQKQEKALASGKGRWAALPPEERAERRRRVRFQLHQKQRRLAMLRARLETAEARTGLPPICFGSRRLFHRQFHLEENGFASHDEWRKAWRDARSQSFFCIGSKGEMSGNLNCSLIAGSLRLRVPNALAARFGRYIWIHGVRFPYGDNVISRAIATGQAISYRFVRKRGVWYVFATTERPAAPITTSRMAGALGADLNPDRLAVAEVDRFGNPVAARDIRFQLQGKRREQVKAILGDVVADLVAWAKGAGKPIVVERLDFREKKARLREEDNRYARMLSAFAYAAFMALLLSRAAREGVEVIRVNPAFTSVIGKVKFMARYGLSPHAAAAVAIARRGLGLGERLRSGTARPLPARNRGRHVWSDWRRIAPAVRGKQAHRLYEWSSEDAPGRGEPLPTLAPAAPRPHGPGCDGLAWGPGCDPPARIVGSAVRPAS; translated from the coding sequence ATGCAGGCGACCTTTCAGACGAAGATTCAAGACCCGTCTGTTTATCCCGTGCTGGACGCCATCGCCGCCCTGTACGGTCGCCTGCTGCGCCGGTTATTTGTCGATGTCTATGTTCACAATCGTCCCCTTGTTGAGTGCAAGCGGGAATACATTGCCCACTACGGAATCACGGCTCGCCACTTCAATGCTCTGGCCATCGAACTCAAGGCCAAGGTGAAGGCGGCGGAGGAAGCCCATCGGCACCATCTGGTGCATCTGCGCGGGCAGATTCAATCCACCGAACGAGCGATTACCAAGCTCCAAAAGCAGGAGAAAGCCTTGGCATCGGGCAAGGGCCGCTGGGCCGCCCTGCCGCCCGAAGAGCGGGCGGAGCGTCGCCGTCGGGTCCGATTTCAGCTGCACCAGAAGCAACGGCGACTGGCGATGCTTCGCGCTCGCCTTGAAACGGCGGAAGCCCGGACGGGATTGCCGCCGATTTGCTTTGGTTCTCGGCGTTTGTTTCACCGGCAGTTCCACCTTGAAGAGAATGGGTTTGCTTCCCACGACGAATGGCGCAAGGCATGGCGCGATGCCCGTAGCCAAAGCTTCTTCTGCATCGGATCAAAAGGCGAAATGAGCGGGAATTTGAATTGCTCGCTCATCGCCGGGTCATTGCGCCTTCGCGTGCCAAACGCCTTGGCCGCTCGTTTTGGTCGCTACATTTGGATTCACGGTGTCCGCTTCCCCTACGGGGATAATGTGATTTCGCGTGCCATCGCAACCGGGCAAGCGATTTCCTACCGCTTTGTCCGTAAGCGCGGTGTGTGGTATGTGTTCGCCACCACCGAACGGCCAGCGGCCCCGATCACGACATCGCGGATGGCTGGCGCCCTTGGCGCGGATCTGAACCCCGACCGGCTGGCCGTGGCGGAGGTGGACCGCTTCGGCAACCCGGTGGCGGCTCGCGACATCCGGTTTCAGCTTCAAGGCAAGCGCCGCGAGCAGGTGAAGGCCATCCTGGGCGATGTGGTGGCGGACCTTGTGGCATGGGCAAAGGGCGCCGGCAAGCCCATCGTCGTCGAACGGCTGGATTTTCGGGAGAAGAAGGCCCGCCTTCGGGAAGAAGACAACCGCTACGCCCGGATGCTGTCCGCCTTTGCCTACGCCGCGTTTATGGCCCTGCTGCTCTCCCGGGCCGCCCGGGAAGGCGTGGAAGTGATCCGCGTCAACCCGGCCTTCACCAGCGTGATTGGCAAGGTCAAGTTTATGGCCCGGTACGGGCTGTCGCCCCACGCCGCAGCGGCGGTGGCGATTGCCCGCCGGGGCCTTGGTTTGGGCGAGCGCTTGCGCTCTGGAACCGCCCGCCCTCTACCCGCGAGGAATCGAGGGCGGCACGTCTGGAGCGATTGGCGGCGCATCGCCCCGGCGGTGCGCGGCAAGCAGGCGCACCGGCTTTATGAGTGGTCCTCCGAGGACGCCCCAGGCAGGGGAGAACCCCTACCCACCCTGGCACCGGCGGCCCCAAGGCCGCACGGCCCGGGGTGCGATGGTCTGGCTTGGGGTCCGGGGTGCGATCCCCCGGCGCGAATCGTCGGGAGCGCTGTTCGCCCGGCGTCATAG